The following is a genomic window from Streptomyces sp. NBC_01381.
CCGGTGGGGTCGTCCTCCTGGAGTGGCCAGAAGCCGCGGAACGCCTCGAAGGTGTTGCGGCCGACGAGCAGGGCGTCGGCCGCCGCACGGTGCTCGGCGACGGCGGCCGTGATGTCGGACTGGTCGGTCTCCTTGTCCAGCGGGTCGAACCACCCCCCGGCCATGTCCATCACGCCGTCCAGCGTGACGTTCTCCGTGACGACGAGCTTGCGCATGGGAGCCTCCTGTGACGTGTGCGTCCACAGGGGTAGACCGCTCCCGTGGCGCCGAATCATCGCCGGTCGGAGAGCGTTCCGCCGCCGCGGCTGCCCAGACTCGTCAGTACGTAGATGAAGAGCGCCGCGAACAGGCCCACCGCCCAGCCGTAGTCCGCCAGGGGCTCAAGGAAGGGGATGAGGCCGTCCTCGGGGAACGGGCCCTTTCCCGGGGCCGAGTGGGAGCCGCCCACCGCGAGGGTGCCGCCGATGGTGAAGGCCAGCAGGGCCCGCCAGTTCCAGCCCGCCGTGTACCAGTAGCGGCCGTGCGGGCGGTAGAGGTCGGCGAGGTCGAGGACCGTACGGCGGATGATCCAGTAGTCGGCGATCATCACGCCCGCCACCGTGCCGAGGAGACCGCCGACCACCCCGAGCCAGGTGAAGATGTACAGCTCGGGCGTCGCCGTCAGCTTCCACGGCATGACCAGGACGCCGATGACGCCCGTGATGAGTGCTCCGGTACGGAAGTTGATCAGCTTGGGGGCGAGATTGGACAGGTCGTACGCGGGAGAGACGACGTTCGCCGCGATGTTCACCGAGACCGTCGCGACCAGGACCGTCACCAGGGCGAAGAGCAGGCCGAACACGTTGTCCGTCTTCGCGGAGAGCTCCACCGGGTCCCAGATCGCCGCTCCGTAGACCGCCTGCGAACCGGAGGTGACGAGGACCGAGAGCAGCGCGAAGGCCGTCATCGTCGTCGGGAGACCCAGGGACTGGCCCCAGACCTGGGCCCGCTGGCCCTTCCCGAAGCGGGTGAAGTCGGGGATGTTCAAGGACAGGGTGGCCCAGAAGCCGATCATGCCCATGAGGGAGGGGAAGAAGACCTTCCAGAAGTCCGCGCCCCAGCCCAGTTCCGAGGGCTGGTCCAGGAGCGGACCGAAGCCGCCCGCCTTCGACGCCATCCACACCAGGAGCACCACCGCGCCGATGAGGACGAACGGCGCCGCCCAGTTCTCGAAGCGGCGCAGTGCGTCCATTCCCCGGTAGATGACGGCCAGTTCGAAGGCCCAGAAGACCACGAAACAGAGCCACAGGGTCCAGGGATAGCCGCCCACCTCCGATGCGCTCGCCCAGCCGCCGAAGATCTTGCCGAGGAGCAGGAAGATCCCCTGGCCGCCGATCCAGGTCTGGATGCCGAACCAGCAGCAGGCCACCGCCGCGCGGATCAACGCCGGGAGATTGGCGCCCCGCAGTCCGAAGGAGGCGCGCGCCAGGACGGGGAACGGGATGCCGTACTTGGGTCCCGCGTGGCCCGTCAGAAGCATCGGGAGCAGCACGATCACATTGGCCAGAGCGATGACGAGCACCGCCTGCTTCCAGTCCATGCCGAGCGCCACGAGGCCGGAAGCCAGGGTCCAGGAAGGGATGTTGTGGGCCATGCCCACCCACAGGGCCGTGTAGTTGTACACGCCCCAGGTCCGCCGCTCCATGGGGACCGGAAGGAGGTCCTCGTTCGCGAACCGCGGGTCGTCCAGGGTGACGCCGTCGGCGAGCGACACCCGGCCGTCGGGGTGGGAACGCTGGGTCGGGATCGTGTGCCCGGTCGCGGTGAGCTGAGCCGGGGAGGAGACGGGGGTGGGGCCGGCGGAGGGAACGGGGGGAGGACTGGCGTCGTTCATGGGCAGGCCGTTCTTGACAGGGCACGCCCGGCCACGATGGCTCGTGCGGAGGTGCCACGTGACAGGGACAGGGCGCTGTGCGGGTGCCGTGATCCAACGCGGAGTGGAGAGGACTGTACAACTCCCCTGACACTTACGGGAGTAGCGGTTCACAGATGGGGAGAGGCATGAGCGGGGCGCAGGGGGACATAACGGTCGGGCAGCTGCTGCTCGCCGAGTATCAGGTCGTCAAGGACGAGCAGAAGGCCCGGATCGGGTTCCGCGACAATCTCCTGTACGTGACGCTGGCGGCCGTCGCGGCACTCGTCGCCGCCACCGCACAGACCGAACGGGCCTCGATGCTCCTCGCATTGGGGCCCGTCTGTGTCGTCCTGGGGTGGACCTACCTCGTCAACGACGAGAAGATCTCGGCGATCGGCGCCTATGTGCGGGGCGATCTCGGGCCGCGCCTCGCGGAGCTGGCGGCCACGGACGAGAGGGCGGACTCCGCGGCCCCCGCGCCCCCGGCGGCCTTCGGCTGGGAGACCGCCCATCGCGGTGACGCGCGGCGCCGCTCGCGCAAGGTCATCCAGTGCCTGGTCGACCTGGTGGCGTTCTGCGTGGTGCCGCTGGCCGGCCTCGTCGTCTTCTGGGCCGACGGGGAAGGAGGCGGACTGCTGCTCGCCCTTTCGGTGGTGGAGGCGGCGGCGATCGCGGGCCTGGCCGCCCAAGTGGTGGGGTATGCGCGGCCGTTCGGCAGGTGATGACGGGCAGCGCCCTACGAGGGCCGTACCGCCGTCACCAGCCACACCCCCGCCCGCATCCGCACCCCGCTCTCCGTCGCGTACGGACGGAACACGTCCTCCAGAGCGGCCCGCGCCTCGGGAGCCACGGCCCGGCCCGGCGTGCGCGACAGCATGAAGTCGACCGCGTCCCGCGGGGTTTCGCCCCAGACGGCCTCGATGCTCACGGGCGTCACCGTGACGTCCTTGTAGGCGGCGAGCGCCTCGTGGATGCGGTCCGGGTCGGAGAGCGAGGCCATCGCGGCACGGGTCGCGAGCGCGTCGGCGGACGGCTGCTCCCCGGGCCCTGCCTCGTCTTCGAGGAGCTTGCCGAAGAGAGCGAGAGCCCGGGCTTCCTGGCTCGCTTCACTTGTCTCCGCTGCCTGCTCTGCCTCCTCCGCCTCCTCTGCCTTCTCTGTCTCCCCGACGGGCTGCGGACAGACGAACACGAGCCGTCCGCCGGGCCGCAGCGCACGCCCGATGTTCTCGAACGCGGCCGCGTGATCCGCGAAGAACATCACTCCGCCCCGGCTGATCGCCACGTCGTACGCCGCGGCCGGGAAGGCATGGACCTGGGCGTCGGCCAGTTCATACGCCGCGTTGGGGATGCCGTCGGCCGCGGTGCGGGCCCGGGCGACGTCGAGGAGCGGCGCCGAGATGTCGACGCCGACCGCGTGGCCGTGCGCGGCGCGCCGGGCCGCGACCCGGGTGGTGCCCCCGGCGCCGCAGCCGATGTCGAGGACACGGTCGCCGGCGCCGATGGCCGCGGCCTCGAAGAGCGTGTCGTTCAGGCCGCCCAGCATCGTGTCGAAGCGCCCGTGATGGGCGGCCCAGTGGGTGCCCACATCGCCGTTCCAGGCCTTGACCTGGCGGGAGTTGGCGGCGGCGATCTTCTCCGTGGTCATGACGCCTCCCTGGTGAGGTGGGCGGTGATGCCGCTCTCGATGCGGTCGACGGCGGCGAACGCGCCGTACGAGATCAGATGCACCAGGCAGTGGTCGCTGAACGGCGGCTTCTTCCAGGCGGCCACGTCCTCGTCCGTGATGCGGTACGGCGCGAGCGCGGCGAGCAGCGCGAGCCGTGCCCCCGGCCGGGACGTGCGGTCCGGCAGCGACTCCCACACCATCGGCGGATGCGCGCCGTCCCACGACGCCAGCGTCTCCTCGACGAGCCGCTGATCGGTATCGTCGAGCAGGCTGGCACCCATCGTCGCCGCCGCACGGAGCGCGGCGTACGCGGGACCGACGGGCGACCCCGCGGCCCAATCGGGGCCGGGCAGCGGCTCGTCGAGCAGGGCCAGCGAGTCGCCGGGCGTGACGGTGCGGCGGACCGCCTTCTGCAGCGAACGCCCGCCGAGCGAGCGCACCACGCGCAGGCGCTGCGCGTTGCACGGCAGCATCCGCTCGGTCATCAGCGACGACGCGACACGGTTGATGAAGTGGAAGGTGAGCGCGGTGCCGATGTGCGCGGGGGCGTGGGCGCGCGGGAACGGCGGCGCAAGCTCCGGGGCGCCCGGTGTGCGGGTGGCCTTGCCCCAGGCGAGCAGCCGCGCCTGGTCCGGGTCATCGGGCTGCTCGCCGCGCAGCACCCGCTCGGCGACACGGTGGTCGCCGGTGGCGTGCAGCATCACCGTGTGCGCGCTCACGCAGAACGGGCAGCGGTTGGCGAGCGAGACACCGACGGCGACCAGCTCGCGGTCGGTGCGGGTGCTGCCGCCGGGGGTGCCGTCACCTGGGGTGCCGTCACCGGGCGTGCCGTCGCCCGCGAGCAGGGACTCGCGGAGCAACGCCCAGGTGGCGGTGAACAGTTCGGGTGCCGGGGAGAGCGCGACGAGCGGCGCGGGCTCCGCGAGGCCGAAATCGACGGCCATCTGCGCGTAGGCGTCGGCGGTCCTGCCGGTCGCGGACTTCGGCAGTACGGGATCGGTGTATCGGAAGGTTGCCATGGCATCGAGAGTGCTGGTGCCGGGTGCGTCGGGTCGTCGTACGTCGGAAGGCAGTTGGGAGTACGTCGCCGGGGGCGGGCGGGGCCGTGACTACTGCGGCGGGAGTAGTGGGGAAGCGGTCTGCTCGGACGACGCCGTTGTCAGTGGGGCCGTTTATGGTTTTGAACACGCGGGGGAACGCGCGGATGCGCGGCGGGGTGCGGTGGGGGATCGACGGAGGGCGGGGGTGGGCAGGGTGGCTGGTCGCGCGGATCGCGAGGGGTGGCGGGTGTGGCTCGGCGACGCGGTGCTCGCGGCCGTCGTGGGCGTGATCGTCGTCGTCGCGGCGGTGTACGGGGACGATGCGGGGTTCCTTGACTACGCGCTGCTGGCGGCAGGTTCGCTGGCCCTGGCCGCGCACCGGGCGGTGCCCCGGGTCGTGCTCGCCGTCACCACCGCGTCTCTCCTGGGCGAGGTGCTGCACACGGGGGCGGACAGCGTGGCGGCGATACCGGTGGTGGCGGCCGTGCACACGGCGGCGCGGGCGGGCCACCGGGGTGTCGCTGCGGCGGCCGCGGGTGTGTTCCTCGCGGGCTTCGCGGTGGCGGGCCCCGCTGCGGACGACGTGGCCCAGCGGACCGTGCTGCTGGCCGGCTGGTTCCTGTGCGCCCTGGTCACGGGCCTCGCCGACAAGAACTGGCAGGCGTATCTGCGCCAGACCGAGCAGCGCGCCCTGGAGGCCGAGCGGACCCGCGAGGAGGCGGCGCTGCGCCGTGCGGGGGAGGAGCGGCTGCGGATCGCGCGCGAACTGCACGACTCGCTGACGCACAGCATCTCGATCGTCAAGCTGCAGGCGGGGGTTGCCGTCCACCTCGCCCGCAAACGGGGCGAGGAGATACCGCCCGCGCTGCTCGCCATCCAGGAGGCAAGCGGCGAGGCGATGCGCGAACTGCGCTCCACGCTGGACGTACTGCGCACGGACGAGCCGACCGGGAGCCCCGCGCTCCTGGTGGAGCGTGCACGGGCGGCCGGCCTCGACGTGGAGCTGACGGTGCGGGGTCGGGAGCGGGGCCTGGCCGGGGGCCTTGAGCGGGCTGCGTACCGGATCGTGCAGGAGGGCCTCACCAACGCGGCACGCCATGCGGGGGGTGCCGCGCGGGTGACGGTCGAACTGGACTATGGAGAGCGGGAGTTGGAGGTCCGGGTAACGGACGACGGGCTCGCCGACGCTGGGCTGCCGCCGGCGGAGGGGACGGGCCTCACGGGGATGCGGGAGCGGGTCGTCGCACTGGGCGGCACGCTGCGGGCGGGGCCGCGGGCCGAGGGAGGGTTCGCGGTGTGGGCCGAACTGCCGTTGGGGGTGGGGGGAGTGGCTTCGGGGGTGGTTGGTGCGGGTGTGGCCGCGTCTGCGCGTGCGCATGCAACCCAGGCTGTGCGTGCGGCGGGCTCGGAGGGGAACGGCAGGTCGGGGGTGACGGACGGCTCGGGAGAGATGGGTGTCGCAGGCAGCTCGGGAGTCTCGGACGGTTCCGGCGTCTCCAACGGCTCGGCTGGGGCGGGTGTATCGGGGAGCCCAGACGTCTCGGTGGGCTTGGGTGGATCGGCGGGCCTAGGCGTCTCGGCGGGCTCGGGTGACTCGGCGGGCCCAAGGGTCTCGGCAGATTCGGGTGAATCGGCAGGTTCGGGTGAGTCGGCGGGCTCGGGCGGCTCACGTGCTGCAGGTGTCTCGGGTGGCACGGGTGCTTTGCCCGGCTCGCGTGCGCCAGGCGTCTCGGATCGCCCGGGCGCCTCGCCCAGCTCACATGCCCCAAGTATCTCGGACGGCCCC
Proteins encoded in this region:
- a CDS encoding carboxymuconolactone decarboxylase family protein; protein product: MATFRYTDPVLPKSATGRTADAYAQMAVDFGLAEPAPLVALSPAPELFTATWALLRESLLAGDGTPGDGTPGDGTPGGSTRTDRELVAVGVSLANRCPFCVSAHTVMLHATGDHRVAERVLRGEQPDDPDQARLLAWGKATRTPGAPELAPPFPRAHAPAHIGTALTFHFINRVASSLMTERMLPCNAQRLRVVRSLGGRSLQKAVRRTVTPGDSLALLDEPLPGPDWAAGSPVGPAYAALRAAATMGASLLDDTDQRLVEETLASWDGAHPPMVWESLPDRTSRPGARLALLAALAPYRITDEDVAAWKKPPFSDHCLVHLISYGAFAAVDRIESGITAHLTREAS
- a CDS encoding NCS1 family nucleobase:cation symporter-1 produces the protein MNDASPPPVPSAGPTPVSSPAQLTATGHTIPTQRSHPDGRVSLADGVTLDDPRFANEDLLPVPMERRTWGVYNYTALWVGMAHNIPSWTLASGLVALGMDWKQAVLVIALANVIVLLPMLLTGHAGPKYGIPFPVLARASFGLRGANLPALIRAAVACCWFGIQTWIGGQGIFLLLGKIFGGWASASEVGGYPWTLWLCFVVFWAFELAVIYRGMDALRRFENWAAPFVLIGAVVLLVWMASKAGGFGPLLDQPSELGWGADFWKVFFPSLMGMIGFWATLSLNIPDFTRFGKGQRAQVWGQSLGLPTTMTAFALLSVLVTSGSQAVYGAAIWDPVELSAKTDNVFGLLFALVTVLVATVSVNIAANVVSPAYDLSNLAPKLINFRTGALITGVIGVLVMPWKLTATPELYIFTWLGVVGGLLGTVAGVMIADYWIIRRTVLDLADLYRPHGRYWYTAGWNWRALLAFTIGGTLAVGGSHSAPGKGPFPEDGLIPFLEPLADYGWAVGLFAALFIYVLTSLGSRGGGTLSDRR
- a CDS encoding class I SAM-dependent methyltransferase translates to MTTEKIAAANSRQVKAWNGDVGTHWAAHHGRFDTMLGGLNDTLFEAAAIGAGDRVLDIGCGAGGTTRVAARRAAHGHAVGVDISAPLLDVARARTAADGIPNAAYELADAQVHAFPAAAYDVAISRGGVMFFADHAAAFENIGRALRPGGRLVFVCPQPVGETEKAEEAEEAEQAAETSEASQEARALALFGKLLEDEAGPGEQPSADALATRAAMASLSDPDRIHEALAAYKDVTVTPVSIEAVWGETPRDAVDFMLSRTPGRAVAPEARAALEDVFRPYATESGVRMRAGVWLVTAVRPS